The DNA sequence AATGGGGTGCTCGAGGGGAAGAGATCCTCCGTCGTAGTCGGTGGGGATCATGCCCTCCGCCTTCAGCTCCGCGAGAGTGGCCCCGAGCATGATGCGGGAGGCGGCCTTCGCCAGGTGCACGCCCGTCGCCTTGGACACAAACGGCACCGTGCGGGACGCCCGAGGGTTGGCCTCGATGACGTACAGGGTGTCGTCCTTGAGCGCGAACTGGACGTTCGTCAGGCCCTTGACTCCGATGCCGTGGGCCAGCGCGATGGTGGACTGACGAACCTTCTCAATGTCCTCCGCCCCCAAGGTCATCGGCGGCAGGGCGCAGGCGGAGTCACCGGAGTGGATGCCTGCTTCCTCGATGTGCTCCATGACTCCGGCGAGGTAGACATCTTCGCCATCGCACAGGGCATCGACGTCAATTTCGATGGCCGAGTCGAGGAAGCGGTCGACGAGCACCGGGTGGGCCGGATTGAGCTCGGTGGCGCGCTCGATGTAATCAGACAGGGACGCCTCGTCGTAGACGATCTCCATGCCGCGACCGCCAAGGACATAGGAAGGACGCACCAGCACGGGGTAGCCGATCTCATCGGCGACCTGGCGGGCCTCATCGAAGGAGGTGGCAGTACCGAATGCTGGGGCGGGAAGGGCAGCGGCCTTGAGGACCTCGCCGAATTCACCGCGGTCCTCGGCCAGGTTGATGGCCTCGGGCGTGGTACCGACGACGGGGACTCCGGCGTCGGCTAGCTGCTGAGCCAGCCCGAGCGGGGTCTGTCCGCCAAGCTGGACGATAACGCCGGCGACGGTGCCGGAATTGGCCTCAGCGTGGTAGACCTCCATGACGTCCTCGAACGTCAGAGGCTCGAAGTACAGGCGATCAGCCGTGTCGTAGTCGGTGGACACGGTCTCCGGGTTGCAGTTGACCATGACGGTCTCATAGCCGATGCGGGAGAGCTCCAGCGCGGCGTGAACACACGAGTAGTCAAACTCGATGCCCTGGCCGATGCGGTTCGGACCCGAGCCCAAGATGATGACCTTGTCCTTTTCCGTCTGCGGCTCCACCTCGGTCTCCGCGTCTGGGTCCAGCTCATAAGCGGAGTAGTGATACGGGGTTTGGGCTTCAAACTCGGCGGCACAGGTATCCACCGTCTTGAAGACGGGGCGGATTCCCAGTGACCAGCGCAGGCGACGCACTCCCTCCTCACCAGCGAACTCGGGGCGCAGGACAGCGATCTGGGCATCGGAGAGGCCGAAGACCTTCGCCTCGCGGAGGAGATCGGCGTCGAGCACCGGGGCGTCGATAAGAGTTTGACGGAAGTCCACCAGTGCCTGCAGCTCGGCGAGGAACCAGGGATCAACGTCGGAGGCGGCGTAGAGATCTTCGATGCTGGCTCCCAGGCGAAGCGCCAATTCGATGTCGTACATCCGCCCATCGGTGGGCCGCTTGAGGTCCTTGAGAACAGCGGCGAGGTCCGTGGCGCGCTCACCGGCGAAGTACTCGTCCGGCTTGGTCCAGAAACCGGCTTGCTTCTGCTCCAGGGAGCGCATGACCTTGTTTAGGCCAGCGATGTAGTTGCGGCCGATGCCCATGGCCTCACCGACGGACTTCATTGTGGTGGTCAGCGTGTCATCGGCACCCGGGAACTTCTCAAAGGCGAAGCGGGGGGCCTTGACGATGACGTAGTCCAACGTCGGCTCGAAGGCAGCCGGAGTGACCCCGGTGATGTCATTGGTGATCTCATCGAGGGTGTAGCCGATGGCCAGCTTGGCGGCGATTTTCGCGATGGGGAAACCCGTCGCCTTGGAGGCCAGCGCCGAGGAACGGGACACCCGCGGATTCATCTCGATGGTGATGATGCGGCCATCGTCAGGGTTGATCGCGAACTGGATGTTGCAGCCGCCGGTGTCGACGCCGACCTCGCGGATGATGGCGATGCCCTGGTCGCGCATTTTCTGGAACTCACGGTCGGTGAGGGTGAGGGCCGGGGCAACCGTGACGGAGTCGCCGGTGTGGACGCCGAGAGCATCAACGTTTTCAATGGACGCAATGACCACGACGTTGTCGTCGCCGTCACGCATGAGCTCGAGCTCGAACTCCTTCCACCCGAGGATCGATTCCTCGATGAGGACGTTGGCTTCCGGGGATGCCGCGAGACCGCCACCGGCAATGCGCTCGAGGTCATCGTTGTTGTACGCCAGGCCGGAGCCAAGGCCACCCATGGTGAAGGAGGGGCGCACGACGACGGGCAAACCGAGCTGCTCGACGGCCGCGTGCACCTCATCCATGTTGTGACACACGGCAGAGCGGGCGGACTCGCCACCGATGGACGCGACGATGTCCTTGAACTTCTGGCGGTCCTCGCCGCGTTCGATGGCGTCGATGTCGGCGCCGATGAGCTCCGCGCCGAACTTGTCCAACGTGCCACGGCGATCAAGCTGAATAGCGGCGTTGAGGGCAGTCTGGCCGCCCAAGGTAGCCAGCACGGCATCGATGGGGTGACCCTGCTCGATTTCCTTTTCAAAAATCTTCTCGATGTACTCGGGCTGGATCGGCTCGACGTAGGTGTGGTCGGCGAACTCCGGGTCGGTCATGATCGTGGCCGGGTTGGAGTTGATGAGGGTGACGCGCAGGCCCTCCTCGCGGAGAACGCGGCAGGCCTGGGTGCCGGAATAGTCGAATTCGCAGGCCTGGCCGATGACGATGGGTCCGGAACCAATGACCAGGACGTGCTTGAGATCTGTGCGCTTAGGCATGTGTTTTCCTTAAGTCTTCTTCCTGGTACTTACTTGGCTGCGGCGCTGGCGTGCGCGGACATCAGCTCAATGAACTGGTCAAACAGCGGATTGGCGTCGTTGGGTCCGGCGGCGGACTCGGGGTGGTACTGAACCGAGAAGGCACGCCCGTCTACGAGCGCAACGCCCTCAACGGTCTGGTCGTTGAGGCAGAGGTGCGTGACGCGGGCGGGACCAAAGTCAGTGTCGAAGGTCTCCCCCTCCGGGGCCTTGAGCGCGAAGCCGTGGTTCTGGGAGGTGATATCAATCTTCGAGGTCACTGTGTTGATGACCGGGACGTTAATGCCGCGGTGCCCGAACTTGAGCTTGTAGGTGTCCAACCCGAAGGCGCGGCCGAGGATCTGGTTGCCGAAGCAAATGCCGAACAGCGGGATACCGGCGGAGATGACGTCGCGGGTGATGTCCACCATCTCATCGGCGGTCGCGGGGTCGCCGGGGCCGTTGGACAGGAAGACCCCGTCCGGGTGAAACTGCTGGATCTCGGCGAACGGGGTGTTGGCCGGCACGATGATGGTGCGGATGCCGCGCTTGGCAAAGTGGCCGGGGGTGGCGGACTTGATGCCAAGGTCGTAGGCGACGACGGTGAACGCGGTGTCCCCGATGGCTGGGACCTCGTAGACCTCACCGGTGGAGACTTCGGCGGAGAGGTCGGCGCCCTTCATGGACGGCTGCGCGTTGACCTCGGCGAGCAGTTCCTCGACCGGTCGCTGGGCGTCCGCGCCGGTGAAGATTCCGGCGGCGGTGGATCCGTTGTTTCGCAGGTGACGCACTAAAGCTCGCGTATCGACGCCGCGAATTCCCACCACGTCCTGCTTGTCCATCTCTTCGGCCAAGCTGTGCTTGGCCCGCCAGTTGGAGACACGGTGGGCAAGGTCGCGGATGACCAGGCCCGCGACCCAGATCTGGCCGTGGTGGGACTCGTTGTCCTCGTCGTTCCACCCGGTGTTGCCAATCTGCGGAGCGGTGGCCACGACGATCTGGCGGTGGTAGGAGGGGTCCGTCATGGTCTCTTGGTAGCCGGTCATGGCGGTGGTGAAGACGGCCTCACCCAGGGTGGTGCCGGAGGCGCCGAAGTTGTAGCCGCGGAAAACGGAACCGTCGGCGAGGACGAGGACAGCGGGGACCCGATTCGGGCCGGTCGAGGACGTCAAGGCGTCACCTTTCGCAACA is a window from the Corynebacterium testudinoris genome containing:
- the carB gene encoding carbamoyl-phosphate synthase large subunit, with translation MPKRTDLKHVLVIGSGPIVIGQACEFDYSGTQACRVLREEGLRVTLINSNPATIMTDPEFADHTYVEPIQPEYIEKIFEKEIEQGHPIDAVLATLGGQTALNAAIQLDRRGTLDKFGAELIGADIDAIERGEDRQKFKDIVASIGGESARSAVCHNMDEVHAAVEQLGLPVVVRPSFTMGGLGSGLAYNNDDLERIAGGGLAASPEANVLIEESILGWKEFELELMRDGDDNVVVIASIENVDALGVHTGDSVTVAPALTLTDREFQKMRDQGIAIIREVGVDTGGCNIQFAINPDDGRIITIEMNPRVSRSSALASKATGFPIAKIAAKLAIGYTLDEITNDITGVTPAAFEPTLDYVIVKAPRFAFEKFPGADDTLTTTMKSVGEAMGIGRNYIAGLNKVMRSLEQKQAGFWTKPDEYFAGERATDLAAVLKDLKRPTDGRMYDIELALRLGASIEDLYAASDVDPWFLAELQALVDFRQTLIDAPVLDADLLREAKVFGLSDAQIAVLRPEFAGEEGVRRLRWSLGIRPVFKTVDTCAAEFEAQTPYHYSAYELDPDAETEVEPQTEKDKVIILGSGPNRIGQGIEFDYSCVHAALELSRIGYETVMVNCNPETVSTDYDTADRLYFEPLTFEDVMEVYHAEANSGTVAGVIVQLGGQTPLGLAQQLADAGVPVVGTTPEAINLAEDRGEFGEVLKAAALPAPAFGTATSFDEARQVADEIGYPVLVRPSYVLGGRGMEIVYDEASLSDYIERATELNPAHPVLVDRFLDSAIEIDVDALCDGEDVYLAGVMEHIEEAGIHSGDSACALPPMTLGAEDIEKVRQSTIALAHGIGVKGLTNVQFALKDDTLYVIEANPRASRTVPFVSKATGVHLAKAASRIMLGATLAELKAEGMIPTDYDGGSLPLEHPIAVKEAVLPFNRFRRPDGKMLDTLLSPEMKSTGEVMGLADNFGAAYAKAEAAAFGELPTTGNVFVSVANRDKRTLIFPIQRLSSLGFTLFATAGTAAMLRRNGIECETVLKASDIRDAGEGKSIVDLILAGDIDLILNTPAGSAGARHDGYDIRAAAVSVGVPLVTTVQGVTAAVQGIEALRAGDLEVRALQELDHTAGN
- the carA gene encoding glutamine-hydrolyzing carbamoyl-phosphate synthase small subunit; this encodes MQNNNVAKGDALTSSTGPNRVPAVLVLADGSVFRGYNFGASGTTLGEAVFTTAMTGYQETMTDPSYHRQIVVATAPQIGNTGWNDEDNESHHGQIWVAGLVIRDLAHRVSNWRAKHSLAEEMDKQDVVGIRGVDTRALVRHLRNNGSTAAGIFTGADAQRPVEELLAEVNAQPSMKGADLSAEVSTGEVYEVPAIGDTAFTVVAYDLGIKSATPGHFAKRGIRTIIVPANTPFAEIQQFHPDGVFLSNGPGDPATADEMVDITRDVISAGIPLFGICFGNQILGRAFGLDTYKLKFGHRGINVPVINTVTSKIDITSQNHGFALKAPEGETFDTDFGPARVTHLCLNDQTVEGVALVDGRAFSVQYHPESAAGPNDANPLFDQFIELMSAHASAAAK